A segment of the Ictalurus punctatus breed USDA103 chromosome 24, Coco_2.0, whole genome shotgun sequence genome:
gtttgtaTCTCATTCAACATAtttgtgcatttgtttaatttttgcaaATCTTAccacatttatttgtggatcgtaatctatttatttagaaTTATGAAACAAATCTAACCCCATACATACTTGTCTAAAGTTAGCCAAACTAAACATACAACGATAATTTTATTTTGCGTTAATCAACtaaaaacattctccatttaccttGACAGAAAGTCAAGAAGAGCGCATCAGCCAAAACATTACTAATGTGAGATGGGAGGAAGGGGGTGGGGCTTCCAGGGGGTGTCAGTTATTATCAGAGTTTATGGTCATGGAAACAGCAGAGAAGCAGCTCTTTTCCTGTTTGAGTCAATGTAACTTTGAAGACAGAGCTGCCTGTTTATTGGGGCTCCAAGCACTGGAAATATCTTCTGCTGCAAAAACATGGTCACCATTAGCCAATGAGCTTTCAGCATGAAACGTCCAGGCTTAGCATTGGCAAATACATGCAGTTTTGCGATAACGATAAGTATGCCATAAGTATGGATGTCACAGTGGCACAGCTGGTAACGTTGCCGCCTCAGAGCTCCAGGTTGCTGGTTCAtttcctgagcttgggttactgtgtgtggagtttcacatgcaagtttgacatttttaagCTAAAGCGAAAGCCTGCTTACTGAAGCttggaaaatatttttccacCCAACAATTACAGACAGCTGATCTGAATGTGCACCGAGGACGAGAAATTAAGAATTGATAAGAAAAACAAGACACAGTAGGCTCTAAATCGCAGCTGAGGGAAAAACACTGTACTTGTCCTTTCTGAGGTGTCCCTTTTGTTTTCACCAGGCTTAGGCTTCTCTTTTCCCCCTCCCATTCTCTTCAAGAGGCAGAACATCAAAGTCCAAGTGCTTGGAGTGCGAATTAACAACAGGCCTCTCAAATACAGATGCAATTGAAGAGAACCCTCCTACTTGTCttacaaataaattcagtaGCTGCTTTAAAGGAAAACTTGACGTTCCTTGGAGGCTACACAGAACGCTGAATACGTTCCCTCAAGCCTGTACAGCTCTGAATAAGGTTGGAATGTGCATTGATTATCAGGGCTTAGTACCTCATCCCTGAACTGATTGTATGCTGCAGAAAGAAGTGTTCCATAGTCACGGGTTGGGCAGACTGAATTCCCAGTGGCTTCTTGGGTGAAATCTTTCCAGTTCTCATCTAACAACATAATGTGCTCCTCTCCCAATGCAGGAAGTGCTCTGGCAAATCAATAAGAATATTCCTGTAGCTTGTTCTTCCTTCAGCAAAAGGCCAATAAATGGTACATGGTCTGTGTAACCTTTGAGCACTGTAGGTCTCTGAGAATCCTATGATAGCCTAAGACTTTCTTCATTAAAACAACAACTTGCTATAAATGTACATTCGCAAGGAATGTTTGGCATTGGTCCAAAAAATTATATGTACCTCCTTCTTTTTTATAGCTGTGTTTGCAGGTGGAAATCAATTTTAGATTAAATGTTGTGCTATAAGGaggcacatttgcctcgcaccaccagggttggggatttgattcccgcctccgccctgcaTATttgagtttgcgtgttctctcCACGGTTTGGGGGTTTCCTTGgggaactccggtttcctccctcattctatagacatgcgttgtagactgattggcatttccaaattgtccgtagtgtgtgaaagggtgtgtgagtgtgtgtgcgattgtgtgaATGattgcaatgggttggcaccacgtccagaggctccaggctccctgtgaccctgtgtaggataagcagtacagaaattggatgaatggatggatttcaTGCTAGACTACTACTATTGTGTGCTAAACTGAGGTTCACATGATTGATTTCCCCTTCTGAGTTTTCAGCATTGGTGTGAATGAGCAGCCGGTGTCACCCGGTGTGAGGATAGGTTCCGTTTTGTGTCTGGTTCTTTTTAAGATTTCTTCCTAATCTTGTCTTAGGAAGTTTTTCTTGCTACCGTCACCTCTGgtttgttcattagggatcaaAATCTACATCcaggtttctgtaaagctgtcaAATTGAATGGGTGGCAAAATAGTGCAGTTAGTAGCATCTCCAGGGTCCCCAGGTCCAGCTTGAGCTCAGTTTACTGTCTGTGTTGAGGTTTGTTCTTTTTCCTGTATATGTATGGGCTCTTTGGTTTCCTCAcgtctcccaaaaacatgctggcagGTAGTCTGGTTTCTCAAAATTACCCccaagtgtgaatgtgtgtgttcatggtgccctgtgatggcctggtatcccatccagggtgtattcagATCCACCACTACCATGAACAGGATAAAGAAGATACTGAAGacaaatgattgaatgaatgaatcttgAATTAACGCCTCACCCAGGCTGTCTGAAACTGGGTGATGCATGACAACATCAGAGAATGTTCCCTCATAATTTCAACCTGCACATCGACAGGCACTGGTGCATGTTTTCAGTCAACACGCTATTCTGATTGAGACCAGTGGCATTAAGTGTTTTtctgaaaaatacaaaaacgtGTTGTATCAACTAGTAACTTTTTAAATTTAGCAAAAAGATGTGCAAGAGATACTGAACAAAAGCCTGTGGCAAAGTGAACAGACATGCTCTGAACAGTATTGATAATCAGAAATATTGAGAGAACTCCAGTCTGttgagaaccatgaagagaacTTCAAAGCACTAAGAAAGCCCTAGAAGCATacttctttcacattttcagaAAGACTGCATGAGGCTGGCTGAAGTAGAAGTCTAAGAATAAAAGATTAAGTCCTGTGGGGTATTAAAAGATGGCAAATTATGCACAGGATGAACCCAGCAAATGCTTTACAGCAGTAgagtccaatcttatccacataGATGTGTGTTGGGTATTGACCGGTAGTCCTCCTCTTGATCCAACTCCTCCTATAAGACTAAGTCTAACCTCTAACCCTAGTCAACAAGAGgctgtacaaacacacatatcCATCCTGAAACATACTAAGCTGTCTTCACctcttggaatttttttttttcaactccAGTCtcctggacttttggttcttCAGTAAGGGGTACTTGGGTGTGGCTACAAAGAGCTGGTGTGGTTGCAGTATTTCTTTCCAACTAAGTGGATAAGACTAGACACCCCTGCCTTAAACTGTTCTGTCTGTTGCATAATGTTGCCATCTACTGGGCTTCATAAAGTGTAAAcatataaaagatttatttGGGAAGGTGAACAACGCCTGGTTTATTAAGCAACTGGTTTTGCTTCAATAAGCAGACAGATAAGACTTTTGTGAACGACATGCAAAGCTTTGATGGATGTTTTTCCCCATCAGCAGATtactttgtgtaaaaaaaatagttcattattaaaaaatacagtaaatcaatattaatttaattaagttAGGGaatcaaatgtttacacacCAGTTCCTTGATTATACGGTTGCCCACATCAAAACCACTTAAGCATTTCTGAAatatattacaattattaaaaCCTCTGGTTATCTTAAATCAAGGATAATTAAATCTTCTAATCTAGCAAAACTATTTACATGCGATACAAGTTTCAATATGTTATCCAAACATATAATAGGTGACCTTGTTACTTATTTCAAATACGTGAGAGTCCAACATTCACCTCCTTTCATTAATTAGTAAAtatgcgctgtgtgtgtgtgtgtgtgtgtgtgtgtgtgtgtgtgtgtgtgtgtgtgtatacagtccTCATTAAGCCAGAGTTACTCGCTGACCTGGTGTAAACAGCACAGCATTCTGAGACTTGGCTTCTCTCAAAGCCCCAAATGACTCGTAGCTGCAGTGACGCCCACATAAGCACAAAAATACGTGTCAAattgtgattatttttggatataaaacaaaccaacaaaataCTGGTAAAGCAAAGTTACTTACAGATCAGTATACCTCCTCCAGTCCTGTCTACTGATAGAAGCTCTAGTGTTAGCCAGTGCTGACGTGAGGTGAGACTGACATATCAGGACCACAGGTTTAATGGGGCCTGTCTGTCCCAAACTGGTGTCCTCCTATaagtacacacatgcacacaacaaTAAGAGCTGTATATGGCATCCTGGATGGAATCTATGGCCAACAAATCATGATTTTATCACTAATCTTTAACTGACTGGGCTCCTGTGATAGCTGCTTTTGATGGTGTTGAGATCGGCTCTCAGATGCTCAGATTGCTCAAGGTTCAGTTCCTGGAAGCCCTGCTGCACAGAGGACATAAGCGCTGGGCCCCGGAGGAAAGTCACGTCTCTCACTGATGCGCCCGTCAGCTCGTGTGTGGTGGAGTTGGGGACAGACATGCACTGTGAATTCTGGGTGTGGAGCagacagcaaaaaaaatgtaagtataaGCAGTAACCTAATGCACATAGTATTCGAATAATTAACATTGCCTTGACTTAAGCCGGTTTTATACTGTGTGCTTACAGTggtcttttaagattattactgGTCATACTATATGGGATGATCCCAATCAAATCTTGGCTGAATTTATTAACAGACTCTCTGAGAGACTAGGAATGCGAGTTCTCCGTGTCAGACTATATTATGAAGATCCTCCATCAACAAACGTTCTGTTGTTCTGCTTATGTCATCCATCAGCTTAATCTGGGCTCCTATAGAAAATGGGGTCAAACAGAAATAATCCCTCGGTATAATAGTAGTAATGCTATGCCTATGCAAAACATGCTTTTAAAGACTTTGGAGCCATTTATGGCTGGGGAAAAGAAGACAGCCAGGAAAGCCCATTCTTCAAAGTGAGGTTAGGGTAATAAGGAACCATATTTTTTCTGTCCACTAGCATGCACAGTAGCAGAAACATTCTCATATGTCACAAGCAGAGAACTGCCCATCTCTTGTTATTATCACTATTTCTAATACCATGGTACCAGTGTCAACCATGTGAGTACAGGTTCCAGTGTTTTAAAGCTGCAGTCTGTTCTTCCTAGATCGCAGCTGGTGAGATCTCAGTTAAATCAAATGCAGACTAAATTAGACTAAAGTGATTCATACCAGCTCGGAAGGTGAATGGTGGCCTAGCTCTAATTCAAATGAGCTGCCAAAGTAGAGGCGCCAGATGTTGTGGTTTAAATCTTCAGTGGGAATCTCGCTGTGCTCCAGTGCCACTGCAGAAGTCTCCATGCCAGCCTCAGTCTCTCCTGCAGAGTCATCAGAGCCACTGCTGTGGTTCAGGAAGATCAGCGATGATACGCTTACTTCGCTGTCTGATCCTGAGCCCAAATCCTGCACAGTTAATGGAGGAAATACTGTTTTTTACAGTGTTCTCAACTCGGGGGgttgttcatttatttcatgtttttactGCACAAAATTTATTACTAcactttttattcctgaaacaTAGAGAGGAAAGTGGGCTCTGAGACAAGCTTAGTTATGACCCACTGCATAAGTGCTCTAAAAAATATTTGCACACCTCCTCTGTTAACAGAATTagaaaaagtatattttaatatCCATCCTTATTACCTGACCTCAGTAGATTTTTCAACATcaatcattttcatttacattctcAAACATTTGTACAGTTTTTGCCTGTTGTACAGACAAGCCTATGCCATAATGAAGCCACCATGAATTTCTGAGTGCGTGTGTGACTCACAGCCAGCACGGTAGGTCCCAGACTGCTGTGAATGGCCTCCAGCTGAGCATTGTATAACAGGCCTTTCAGGTCGGCTCCTGTGTACAGCTCAGTGGCTACAGCGAGCTGCTCCAAGTCCACATCTGCAGCCAGAGGCACAGCGAGAGTCAGCGCCTTTAGGATCTCCAGCCTGGCTTCCTAAAGGCAAGAACACTCACAGTCACACCTCTGACCACTTAAACACTGACCGCACTACCATCAGAGAGAAGAGTACAAATGCCAGGCTACAAAAGTAATATTTCATCATTGTCTCCCTACGTTACCCATGGTCATGCCCTCAAATAATTAAATCTGTTTCCATAATAACAGGGTTTGAATGGGAATCTGTACAGTCTGGAACACATTTAATTCTAAATGTTACCGGACTAGTTAAGGAAAACTCATTTCTTATGTAGAAAAATGTTTTTCGTATGCACAAGGATATCCAATATCAGTAAATATGAATGCCTCTAGTAGCTAAAACTTTCAGTAAAATGAGAATCCATGCAACTCATTCATGTATCCTGGTTTACTAAGCCAAAAAGTCCATTTCAGCAAGTGAAGTAAGACTGACCCGGTCTGGAGGAGGGCAGTACAGGGTCTTGTCCAGCCGCCCGGGCCTCAGCAGCGCAGGGTCGATCAGATCAGGACGACTGGTGGCTGCCAGCACGTACACTCCTGTGTATTAGATTAATAAAACATATAGCTGCATAAAGACTGTAGAAATATTTGTGGGAACATGTGCTGCCTTTATAAGCACTATCAGGCATTAAcaacaaataaagaatgagGTGACAGTGCTGAATGCTTCATGAAGTGGAGTGGTGTTTCTTTCAGTCCTTCTTGCTTATACAATGGCTACATACtagcattaatttaaaaaaaaaaaaatttaattacacTCGCCTGATGTGAATTCAGGGTAACACTTCAAATACCAGAAAATCAACATGTGTTGCTCCTTTACTCACCCTGCAGCCCCTCTACTCCATCCAGCTGTGTGAGCAGCTGGTTAACCACTCGGTCAGTGACCCCTGTGCTGTCGTGTCCTCTGCGTGGTGCCAGGGAGTCAAACTCATCAAAAAAAAGGATACAGGGTTTAGCTGCTTGTGCTCTACAGTGaaccaaaagagaaaaaaattaaagtaaaacaaacagagaaaacaacagaatttaatTAAGagaatttataccacagcatggttAAATGtccaaatctgattggtcggtaGGTGTGCATTAATTTCATCTAACAGCACGGCTCGGatagtagttccggctgtaacatGAACGATAGGTAAATATCAACGCGCTCATTCTAAGAcgtcattgtttctatagtaacagctcatacacagggacttgtacagtggaCATTCCACATACTTCATGACTAATAATaaaccgatttaaaaaaaaacatgttgttaAACATAGTAAAACTTAGAATCATTGATGTGGTGGCATTTTTCTAGGAGacatttgtttaatgtttaagaAAGGAGTCTCGGTTTCCCAGTACGGGAAATTCTAGAGgaccgagagaaagagagagagagagagagagattgcaatAAGCTTGAGCGAGCCAGAATCGATTTACGTGTATCACAGAAATAACGTAGGGAAAACAGGAACTAATCTGATTCTTagatattccacaacattaaatctaactataaactgtTCAAACGTGTGACGTGTCATTCATTAAGACATTAAACATTGCAATGAATGGCAAAATGCTGTGTCATAACCGGCAAACTGAATGTTTTGGAGGATTATGATGCAAACCTTTGAAACACGTCCCTCACAGCCTGCTCACTAGCACCAATGTACTTGCTGAGCAGCTCCGGTCCCTGGAGGAACACAGAGAACAGTTTAATCAATCTGGCTGTCTAAGATGGTGACGCTTAACACAGATACACAGTacaacaaacatgcacacacagaaatgaaGTGAATTTGTTTTATGGGCATTTGGCATACCTTTAGacgaaatgttttgttttacagcTTTCAGACAGTATTGTTTCAGGATGCACACACATAATTGCCTTGAAAAGTCCTACAATACACTCAACCATGCAAAAGTGTGAACAATACCAGCACAGGAAGGGAAACAGCTGCATCTAAAAACAGCAGAGACTTCCTCACCAAGAAATGAGCTCATACTTCTCTTGTGTTTCCccatactttttattattattttttttacttttataggcAATTGCTAGAGCATTACAATCATGCATTACTTCATTCTTCATATAAATAAGAGTCTTTCTTTCAGTCACCTGAGTGGATGATGGTAACAGACACAAAAGCATACATTATCACCTTAATGCTGATGAAGTTCATGCCACTCTCCTTGGCAACAGCTCCAGCCAGTAGGGTCTTCCCCGTACCAGGCGCTCCATAGAGCAGCACACCAGAGCGATGGCGAATTGGCAGACTTGAGAAGAGCAGTGGGTACTGCAACATACCATGCTGCACATTAGCACTGACAGCTAGACGGTCTAATAATAGAAACCTCAGTGAACTCATGAATCTGTTTATATTAATAGCAAATTGTCCAATCACCTAGACTTGATGCAAACCTTCACAGATTGTCTGCTAAAACACTGTGTGAAATGACTCACTGCTTCACCTCCAGCTTTGCCTTACCTTGGCAGGCAGTAGGATGGTGTCCATAAGAAGTTGGCGTGCATGATGAAGCCCGCCCACCTGCTCCATCCCCACAACGCTGGGCATCTGCAGCTGCACCCCCCACAGAGAAGGGGGTGTGAAACCCTGCAGAGCGTTATTCAAGTCTGCactgctcaaacacacacctgcGGGACATCGTAGACCTTCAGATAAACATACATGTATCGTACATTCACAGTAAACTGAAACTTTACTCAGTGCTTGCCTTGAGCATTGCCACTGACTCTATTGTGTACAACACTGGCATGGATGGCTCTGTCCAGTAGTAGGTTCAGATCTCGTGGAAGATAGCCCTCGGTTTTCATGGCTGCGTCATCCAAATCAAGAACTCCTGAGCAGTCTTCGCGTACGACGTTTTTACAGTTCATCTGCGACCTCAGAATGTCCACTCTCTGCATCTGTACAGACACAGTCCTAATTTATTGCATGAACAGAGAGCaaataattcatatatatatatatatatatatatatatatatatatatatatatatatatatatatatatatatatatatatatatatatatatatatatatatatacatatatatatatatatacatatatatatatatatatatatatatataaatataatatgagatagagagatagatagctAGGGGTTAAAccgtttgtaaaaaaataaaataaaataaaaatcatagtATAAGCACCAAACAGTCCAATATCATGGTTTTCGATATGTTGTATCTGCTTTCGCAGTCAAGATGATATTAATGGATTTATAAGTGCATCAGTAGAGCAAGTTTTGAATTGTTTGCTATGGAAAACTGAAAAGATATTTTTAAAGACACACTTGTTAATATTCTTAGCCACCATCAGTTATTAAAACTATTAGAATTATAATATGCTCTCATTTTTCTGTGTAGAATAAGATATTATTAGTTAAAAGTTTAATAGATTTCCTTAGCATGATGCACTACAATGCTGATAGTTTAGAATCTGTAGCTTGTGTACGATTATCACTGACAATAATTTTAACCGATTGAGATGCACTGAGTGCTGAGAAAAAGAACCGAAAACCTGCTAATTTGAAAAAGTGTTAGTATAAGTGTTAGCTTTAATGATAAAGGTATTAGTATTAGACACGTGAGTGATTGTCTATCCAAAGctgtttttgtgtaattttatCCAACTTTTAACCAAACTCTAGAGCAATATAGTAAAAAGACATACAGGTTGTTTATTATTTCCCTAAGGATTTGTAGTGCCTATCTGCAATACAACCGAAAGGAGGACagatttgattatttaaaaaaaaaaaaaaattacacctcCCTTCCCTGAAGTTAATTAAATCActatataaaatgcattttgtaTAAATGTTGACCATCCCAACAACTGCCCTTTCATTATACAAAAAACAAGTTTTGTGTTCTTTTCCCAATACAGTAAAACATGTTGAGATTGTTGTCCATTGTGGCCAGTGATACCTAATGAATTCTAATGACCTAAGGTAAAAGTCCCCGTTAGCACTTAAACACGAACCTTATCGTCATCTCTTCACTCCACTGATTATGATTCGCAATACCGTTGGTGgggaaataatcactgattGCTTGTGTGAGCTTTGTTCTAAATTGACtcttattaatgtatttttaatataactATTTTGAACAATGAAATATTCTCTAAAATCATCTAACATGCACTCTCAACACCATTACATTTCAGTGATAATAAACCAGTGTGATTGTAAAGGCCTACTTCATGCAAAAAGTTATTTGAGCTAACCTGGTTGGGTGGCTCGATCTTACAAAAGCTCTGAAAGAAGTGTGAACCCTGTATTTCAGTCAGCACTGGGTGAAGAGAGCGTTCATTCTGCGCCGTGACTAGCAGAGTCACCAAACTGGAGCGTCCCACCACTTCATCCACCAAATCCTTCAGGcctgagcaacacacacacacgcacacacacacacacacacagtgtctagATCAGATCACTGTTTCAAAAAATGCCCCAAATAGTGTACAGTATTAGGCTTCAGGCGTGGTATACTCTGTGCGATGTGGTGATGCAGCACTGCCTCGCCACTCTGCTCCTGCTCAGGTGTGGTGGCTGCTCCAGTCATGTGATCTAGGTCATCCAACAGGACCACTGACGGCTGTCTCCACACTGCTTGCTCAAAAACCTCGTCCAGTCTCTGCCTCACCGTGTCTGCTCGTTTACCTGAGAGAG
Coding sequences within it:
- the pex1 gene encoding peroxisome biogenesis factor 1; translation: MLGSYGIQPVTLVFNNSKNCFLHLSPNLISLLCLRESQVLELSWVDGDKALFLSWIRGGKILSSGQEDRVELSRQLGEKLGLPEGTQGFLRPCVQVQSVQQVFVEPLSSDDWEILELHCLALEQQLLDQIRVVFRDAVFPVWVDQHTVIYIKIVSFSPSVSYGRLEQFTELVVSPKLRPGGKQLPHVPPDTEPKNQLLQRQQNAELTSSSITSSTGTDSLPESITNQPDCSQSHRGGMADLRSLLRYVFTGKYEHAKVIPEVPTIPAVFQDRVLRVCGAPPAAISHLGSSHGDVHVFPWHQSDCLSTGQPVLTYGRLSKIHSPKEVREQAKQVMEKKKSSGSQTDTDMQEHADESVVVRMICHNVEKLQLDQRSCKMGEIYSGKIWIPRSLRGRLSIDKHSAVKVLPLSCTPKVALAVSLQPLHPLAESEREEDIQSAFLSWLHALSHQPLACLTARTDLIVLQCTEGKSEFILTVLKPEAEPKQVDEIFLLSTGALYKADIQIVKEPHVSNHTPPHTADKSPCDGFPSLSSLGGVEDISICAFEHISLSLMGGPLSRELVSTGCGLRSGALLITGAKGSGKTSLAKALCMKAVEELDAHIEVLDSKKLKGKRADTVRQRLDEVFEQAVWRQPSVVLLDDLDHMTGAATTPEQEQSGEAVLHHHIAQSLKDLVDEVVGRSSLVTLLVTAQNERSLHPVLTEIQGSHFFQSFCKIEPPNQMQRVDILRSQMNCKNVVREDCSGVLDLDDAAMKTEGYLPRDLNLLLDRAIHASVVHNRVSGNAQGVCLSSADLNNALQGFTPPSLWGVQLQMPSVVGMEQVGGLHHARQLLMDTILLPAKYPLLFSSLPIRHRSGVLLYGAPGTGKTLLAGAVAKESGMNFISIKGPELLSKYIGASEQAVRDVFQRAQAAKPCILFFDEFDSLAPRRGHDSTGVTDRVVNQLLTQLDGVEGLQGVYVLAATSRPDLIDPALLRPGRLDKTLYCPPPDREARLEILKALTLAVPLAADVDLEQLAVATELYTGADLKGLLYNAQLEAIHSSLGPTVLADLGSGSDSEVSVSSLIFLNHSSGSDDSAGETEAGMETSAVALEHSEIPTEDLNHNIWRLYFGSSFELELGHHSPSELNSQCMSVPNSTTHELTGASVRDVTFLRGPALMSSVQQGFQELNLEQSEHLRADLNTIKSSYHRSPEDTSLGQTGPIKPVVLICQSHLTSALANTRASISRQDWRRYTDLYESFGALREAKSQNAVLFTPGQRVTLA